In Scylla paramamosain isolate STU-SP2022 chromosome 30, ASM3559412v1, whole genome shotgun sequence, the following are encoded in one genomic region:
- the LOC135115990 gene encoding transmembrane protein 53-B-like, with amino-acid sequence MEDDLEYFITFPTPMPKEIQRRNASGKDDEDEDFVFVNGANGDKEPVVFLLGWLGAQDQHLAKYCTIYNQRGCITIRYTSPSSYVFFRPAVKLMPIARKLLSLLRDMSLDDHPVFFHMFSNNGSVLYYYLTQAMAEPAAPRITVKGCIFDSTPAPRRIFSGVRAMYEVTPGSVWMKLCVSLGMMLYLLGWKVLSISWTIISGKLPINPPWTLVEDSSRCPQLFLYSRADKLISFQDVELFMSERQRVGVPVVAKCWPDSPHVQHYRVYPEEYREVVYSFLTQCLSQEGVIISQPQLAAVAAAAASATFEGETKTKSD; translated from the exons CCAGTGG GAAGGATGATGAGGACGAAGACTTTGTGTTTGTCAACGGCGCCAACGGAGACAAGGAGCCCGTGGTGTTCCTGCTGGGCTGGCTTGGGGCGCAGGACCAACACCTGGCCAAGTACTGCACCATATACAACCAGCGAGG ATGCATCACCATTCGCTACACGTCGCCGTCATCCTACGTGTTCTTCAGGCCGGCCGTCAAGCTCATGCCCATCGCCCGCAAGCTGCTGTCTCTGCTGCGGGACATGAGCCTGGACGACCACCCTGTCTTCTTCCATATGTTCAGCAATAATGGTTCAGTGCTGTACTACTACCTGACGCAGGCCATGGCAGAGCCTGCCGCCCCTCGCATCACTGTCAAGGGATGCATCTTTGACAGCACTCCCGCACCAAGAAGGATTTTCTCAG GAGTGCGTGCCATGTATGAGGTGACTCCTGGCTCAGTGTGGATGAAGCTGTGTGTCTCCCTGGGCATGATGTTGTACCTGCTGGGTTGGAAGGTGCTCTCCATCTCCTGGACCATTATTTCTGGCAAGCTGCCCATCAACCCTCCCTGGACACTGGTAGAG GACTCCTCTCGCTGCCCACAACTGTTCCTGTACTCCAGAGCTGACAAACTCATCAGCTTCCAGGATGTGGAGCTGTTCATGAGTGAGCGGCAGAGGGTTGGCGTGCCCGTGGTGGCCAAGTGCTGGCCTGACTCACCCCACGTCCAGCACTACAG AGTGTATCCTGAGGAGTACAGGGAGGTGGTGTACTCCTTCCTTACTCAGTGTCTCAGTCAGGAGGGTGTGATCATCAGCCAGCCTCagcttgctgctgttgctgccgctgccgcctcCGCGACCTTTGAGGGTGAGACCAAGACCAAGAGTGATTAA